The Chlorocebus sabaeus isolate Y175 chromosome 14, mChlSab1.0.hap1, whole genome shotgun sequence genome segment AGGAACAAGACTTGCACGAAGAGATTCCTACTCTCGACATGCTCCATGGGGTGGGAAGAAAAAACATTCCTGTTCTACAAAGACCCAGAGTTCATTGGATGCTGATAAGAAGTTTGGTAGAACTCGAAGTGGACTTCAAAGGAGAGAGAGGCGCTACGGCGTAAGTTCTGTACACGACATGGACAGTGTTTCCAGCAGAACTGTAGGAAGTCGCTCtctgagacagaggttgcaggatACTGTGGGCTTGTGTTTTCCCATGAGAACTTACAGCAAGCAGTCAAAGCCTCTCTtttccaataaaagaaaaatccatctgTCTGAATTAATGCTTGAGAAATGCCCATTTCCTGCTGGCTCAGATTTAGCCCAAAAATGGCATTTGATTAAACAGCATACAGCTCCTGTGAGCCCACATTCAACATTTTTTGATACATTTGATCCATCTTTGGTTTCTACAGAAGATGAAGAAGATAGGCTTAGAGAGAGAAGGCGGCTTAGTATTGAAGAAGGGGTTGATCCCCCTCCCAATGcacaaatacatacatttgaAGCTACTGCACAGGTTAATCCATTATATAAACTGGGACCAAAGTTAGCTCCTGGAATGACTGAAATAAGTGGGGACAGTTCTGCAATTCCACAAGCTAATTGTGACTCGGAAGAGGATACAACCACTCTGTGTTTGCAGTCACGGAGGCAGAAGCAGCGTCAGATATCTGGAGACAGCCATACCCATGTTAGCAGACAGGGAGCTTGGAAAGTCCACACACAGATTGATTACATACACTGCCTCGTGCCTGATTTGCTTCAAATTACAGGGAATCCCTGTTACTGGGGAGTGATGGACCGTTATGAAGCAGAAGCCCTTCTCGAAGGGAAACCCGAAGGCACGTTTTTGCTCAGGGACTCTGCGCAAGAGGACTACCTCTTCTCTGTGAGCTTCCGCCGCTACAACAGATCCCTGCATGCCCGAATTGAGCAGTGGAATCACAACTTTAGTTTCGATGCCCATGACCCCTGTGTATTTCACTCCTCCACTGTAACAGGACTTTTAGAACATTATAAAGATCCCAGTTCGTGCATGTTTTTTGAACCATTGCTTACTATATCACTAAATAGGACTTTTCCTTTTAGCCTGCAGTATATTTGTCGCGCGGTAATCTGCAGGTGCACTACGTATGATGGAATTGATGGGCTCCCTCTACCCTCCATGttacaggattttttaaaagagtatcaTTATAAACAGAAAGTTAGAGTTCGCTGGTTAGAACGAGAACCAGTCAAGGCAAAGTAAACTTTCCGGTCCCCAAAGGGTGTTAACTAGGTCCGCTTTCATGTGCATCAGACAGTACACCTATAGCAAGCACACGTAGCAGTGTTAGGCTTTTTCATACAGTATGTAAGCTTAGTGTTAGTATCTGTCAGATGCGACCTGCTGTTACTTATTCAGATAAACATGGTGCCTATTGGAACACCAGAGGATAGAGCTACAGGTGTTAAGTAAGACTACAAAAACATTTTGCCGATTTCGCTAACAGTTTGGTTTTTAATGGCTGTAGTGTTTGAGTGAGGCAACTCTGGGGCATTTGTTATGAAGAATTCTATTTCTTACTGAAGAACAAATTATTAATATTGGATGAGTATTTCAACAGTGTGA includes the following:
- the SOCS5 gene encoding suppressor of cytokine signaling 5, whose translation is MDKVGKMWNNFKYRCQNLFGHEGGSRSENVDMNSNRCLSVREKNISIGDSTPQQQSSPLRENVALQLGLSPSKNSSRRNQNCATEIPQIVEISIEKDNDSCVTPGTRLARRDSYSRHAPWGGKKKHSCSTKTQSSLDADKKFGRTRSGLQRRERRYGVSSVHDMDSVSSRTVGSRSLRQRLQDTVGLCFPMRTYSKQSKPLFSNKRKIHLSELMLEKCPFPAGSDLAQKWHLIKQHTAPVSPHSTFFDTFDPSLVSTEDEEDRLRERRRLSIEEGVDPPPNAQIHTFEATAQVNPLYKLGPKLAPGMTEISGDSSAIPQANCDSEEDTTTLCLQSRRQKQRQISGDSHTHVSRQGAWKVHTQIDYIHCLVPDLLQITGNPCYWGVMDRYEAEALLEGKPEGTFLLRDSAQEDYLFSVSFRRYNRSLHARIEQWNHNFSFDAHDPCVFHSSTVTGLLEHYKDPSSCMFFEPLLTISLNRTFPFSLQYICRAVICRCTTYDGIDGLPLPSMLQDFLKEYHYKQKVRVRWLEREPVKAK